A section of the Fusarium falciforme chromosome 8, complete sequence genome encodes:
- a CDS encoding Pyr-redox-2 domain-containing protein has product MFISRVSTRFSEQLLTAPHVSACTHTTRAFSSRAWTASRPTAIVQSTLQLGARAIPVASSPPLAYQNRPIFHHPKSFASATTMGSLPEASHAVRVLVLGGCYAGLSAAVNLLDLSQGYSPRMSSEPYIHHPNLPHFDIEITIVDERDGYYHLIGSPLALADSEYAKKNWVKFSDIPGLDSPSIKIIQGSVTDVDLAAKTATVSAYLTQEKSTHQYDYLVSATGLRRVWPVVPQSLTRKQYLLEAENHIQAVNHARDGVVVVGGGAVGIEMAAELKMVKPHVKVTLVHSRDKLLSSEGLPDETKDVALELLLESGVEVLMNHRLASTKKVETLDGSDKHEIEFTNGHKMFASEVIMAISKSVPTSKYLPAAALDEEGYVKIKPNLQFEDGTPNNEYHFAAGDIAKWSGIKRCGGAMHHGHYTAQNIHQHIVSHRTGEAPKYHELNHFPPVIGLAVGKKAVASSPDSGTISGEDVAQAYFRDDLGWTICWNYMQLGGRKTDEAKV; this is encoded by the exons ATGTTCATCTCCCGAGTCTCTACCAGATTCTCGGAACAACTGCTGACGGCCCCCCACGTTTCTGCTTGCACTCACACCACGCGAGCCTTCTCGTCCCGTGCCTGGACCGCGTCCCGTCCAACTGCCATCGTACAATCGACGCTTCAGCTCGGTGCAAGAGCCATTCCCGTAGCGTCCAGTCCCCCGCTTGCATACCAGAATCGTCCCATATTCCACCATCCCAAGTCCTTTGCCAGCGCCACCACAATGGGCTCACTCCCCGAAGCATCCCACGCTGTGCGTGTCCTCGTTCTCGGCGGCTGCTATGCAGGCCTGTCTGCTGCTGTCAATCTGCTCGATCTAAGCCAGGGATACTCGCCCCGCATGAGCTCCGAGCCTTACATCCACCACCCCAACCTGCCTCACTTTGACATTGAGATTACCATTGTCGATGAGCGAGATGGCTACT ACCACTTGATCGGCTCGCCTCTGGCCCTGGCCGATTCGGAGTACGCCAAGAAGAACTGGGTCAAGTTCTCGGACATTCCTGGCCTCGACTCCCCGAGCATCAAGATCATCCAGGGCTCCGTCACCGACGTTGACCTTGCCGCCAAGACTGCCACCGTCTCGGCCTACCTCACCCAGGAGAAGAGCACCCATCAGTATGACTACCTTGTCTCTGCCACCGGCCTCCGACGTGTCTGGCCCGTCGTTCCTCAGTCCTTGACCCGCAAGCAGTACCTGCTCGAGGCTGAGAACCACATCCAGGCTGTCAACCACGCCAGGGATGGCgttgttgtcgttggtgGAGGTGCTGTCGGTATTGAGATGGCTGCCGAGCTCAAGATGGTCAAGCCTCACGTCAAGGTGACCCTTGTCCACTCTCGAGACAAGCTCCTCTCCTCTGAGGGTCTTCCCGATGAAACCAAGGACGTtgctcttgagctccttctcgagTCTGGCGTAGAGGTTCTCATGAACCACCGCCTGGCTTCCACCAAGAAGGTCGAGACCCTCGACGGCAGCGACAAGCACGAGATTGAGTTCACCAACGGTCACAAGATGTTTGCGAGCGaggtcatcatggccatctccaagagtGTCCCCACCTCCAAGTACCTGCCCGCCGCGGCtcttgatgaggagggaTACGTTAAGATCAAGCCCAA CCTGCAGTTTGAGGATGGAACTCCCAACAACGAGTACCACTTTGCAGCTGGCGACATTGCCAAGTGGTCCGGTATCAAGCGCTGCGGCGGTGCCATGCACCACGGCCACTACACTGCGCAGAACATCCACCAGCACATCGTCAGCCACCGAACTGGCGAGGCTCCCAAGTACCATGAGCTTAACCACTTCCCTCCTGTGATCGGTCTTGCTGTCGGCAAGAAGGCCGTCGCCTCCAGCCCTGACTCTGGCACCATCTCGGGCGAGGATGTTGCTCAAGCCTACTTCAGGGATGATCTTGGCTGGACAA TTTGCTGGAATTACATGCAGCTCGGCGGACGCAAGACTGATGAGGCCAAGGTCTAG